CACCAGTCAACATTAACAGAAATTTCTTGAATTCCATCTTTTATAGTATATAGCGGGAAACATCTACGTTACGGACTATCTCACCTAATTTCTCATCTACATACACCCTGGTGATCTTTGCTTTCTTGGCTGTTGCAGGCGCATTATACAGAAGGTCTTCAAGAAGTTTGGTCATGACAGTATGTAGACGGCGCGCGCCAATATTCTCCGTAGTCTCATTCACCTTACTGGCGATTTGTGCAATTGTATCGATAGCATCCTCCGAGAATTCCAATTCCACACCATCGCTTGCCAGCAGCGCAATATACTGCTTGATAAGTGAGTTCTCGGGTTCGACAAGAATGCGCCGGAAATCATCCTCAGACAGCGCCGAAAGCTCAACCCGTATGGGAAATCTTCCCTGCAATTCAGGTATCAAATCGGAAGGCTTCTTATTATGAAATGCTCCTGCAGCTATGAATAGTACATGGTTCGTCTTGATCATCCCATACTTGGTCATGACATTCGAACCCTCAACGATTGGCAGCAGATCTCGCTGTACCCCTTCCCTGGAAACATCCGGACCTGCAGTCGTGCCTCCACCAGCGATCTTGTCGATCTCGTCAACAAAGATGATCCCAGAGTTCTCGGCTCTTAGTCTGGCCTCGTTTATCACTTCATCCATATCGATCAACTTCTCTGCTTCTTCACTCTGCAGGTACTTGATCGCCTCACTGACCGGCATTTTCCTCTTCTTTTTCCGCTTCGGCAACCTGCTACCGAACGCCTCTTCAACAGCCATCCCCAGTTCCTCGATACCGCCCTGACCGAAAATCTCTATGATCGGAGCAAATCCCTGCCGTGAAACTTCTATTTCGACGACACGCTCGTCGAGCTTACCGGCATGCAACATCGCACGCATCTTTTCCCTCGTATCAAGGGTCTTTTCGGGCACAGTGACAACCTTATTTGGGTCGGGTCGCGGCAGCGGGGGTATCAGGATATCAAGAACCCTTTCCTCGGCATAGAGTTTTGCCTTATCCTGAACCGACTCCGTCTTCTCCTGCCGCACTATGTTAACTGATATTTCGACAAGATCGCGGACCATTGACTCAACATCACGACCCACATAGCCGACCTCCGTAAAACGCGATGCCTCGACCTTGATAAAAGGCGCGCGTGCCAGCCCGGCTAATCTGCGTGCTATCTCTGTCTTACCTACTCCGGTCGGACCTATGAGTATTATGTTGTTGGGATAAATCTCTTCTTTTATCTTCCCTTCTACTCGTTGACGCCGCCACCTATTTCTCAGGGCAATAGCCACCGCCTTTTTAGCTTCGGATTGACCGATGATGTAGTTGTCCAGTCGGGCGACTATTTCTTCGGGAGTAGGAAAGGCATCATATTTTACTGATATCATCGAAGCCCTTTCCTCCATCAAGGTTAATTATATTGAATATCGCAAAACTGTCAAGATTGGGACAGAGAAGAAATCACGGTGCGATTGTTGACAAATGATGAGATTTTGCATACAATTTTGACATGGAACGGGGATTAAGAAAACTATTACTGTTGCTGCTTTTACTGCAAATGCTCCATGCGATCGACCCAGACGGTGTTTTTCACGACCGCAGTGACCTTTTCTATGTCAATCCACAGGCTGGCGACATCCGACTCAGGGTAACCAGAGGCGCTGTAGAAAGAGTATCTCTTCTTATAGGAGCACAATCTGTTGAGATGAATCTAGCATATCAAGACAAAGAATTTGATTATTATGCGGTTCAGTTGAATGCGTTCGGTTCGACCCTGTCGTACAAGTTCCTCCTCAGAAGCGGCAGTGATTCACTGATGCTCCCGTCCGATGGTTCAATCCGTCCATCTCCAGACGCTTTGTTGACACCGAGTTGGGCCGCCGGAAAGATATACTATTCAATAAATGTAGATGGCTTTCACAATGGTGACCCGCGGAACGATCCCGGTGAGAAAGCCGATTGGGGTACGAAACCCACAGAATGGTCATCCTACGGTGGAGATCTGAAAGGCATCGTTCAGAGAATCGATTACATAAATTCCTTAGGGCCGGACATCATCCTGCTTTCACCTCTGTTCACGGCAGCATCAAATCATAAACTGAATCCTCGCGACTACGCAACCATAGACCCGGCATATGGTGATACAATTGATCTCAAGAACCTCATCGATGCGATTCACGGTATCGGGAAGAAGGTTATTCTTAGTATCGTCTTCACCCATACCGGTAATGACTTCCCTGCCTTCACTGACATCGTTACGAAGGGGAGTGCGTCACGATATGCGGATTGGTATAGAATTCAAACCATGCCGTCAGCTCCGGGTGGTATCAAATACCGTTCATGGCGCGCCGACCCACGCTTCCCATTGTTGAATTTGAGAAATCGACAGCTGCAAAGTTATCTCATTGGCTTCATTGATTATTGGACACATTTCGGATGCGATGGATTCTATATAGGCGAAACAGAGATCGACGAGGGCTTCGCGGGCAGGTTATATGCGCAGATAAAGGAAAAGCATCCCGACTTGTTGATCATATACGGTGATCCCCGCGCCGGGAGTGCGTACGTCGCGGACGGCCATTACGACCGTGGTCTTAGCCAAGTTCTGGTTGACTACTTTGTTAATGATACGATCACTACTGCCGAATTCGATAGCATCATACATCAAATGTTATTCTTCAATCCGACCCAAATTAACCGTAACAGCATCATTGGGATTGTTAGCTACACCAAACGGATCCGGGAAGTTGCTGACAATGCGCTACTCGAACTAATGTATGCTTTTGTCTTTACGTTTTGTGGTTCCCCGCTTATCCTCTACGGCGACGAATTCGGCATGAACGAATGCGCGCCCCTTAACTGGGGCAGTTTCCCCTGGAGTGCAGACCGTCAGGATCGTCACCTCTTTGGCAAAATACAGCATTTCATCAGAATGCGCAGGGAAAATATTGAGCTGAGTAGCCGAAATTTCTTCACTCTGTATATAGACGATGTGAGCAAGGTCTATGCCTATGATCGGGGCGGATTGATCGTTGTCTTGAATTGTGGTTCTGCGCAATCATTTGTTGAACTCCCGGCATGGGATGGAACATATGTAGAGTTGCCGGGTGGCGCCAAATTGACCGCATATTCCCAAACCCTCAAGCTCTCCGTCGAGCCAATGTCTTATCGCATACTGAAGCGTGAGATTTAGACTCTTCACGACATTTAGCCCAAAAGGTGACCAACCAGAAGCAATCAGCCAGCTGACCGATGGCATCAACAAAAACCGAAAATATCAGACCCTGCTGGGCGTAACCGGTTCGGGCAAGACTTTCACGATAGCCAATGTGATAGAACAAATCCAGAGGCCGACGCTGGTGATCTCTCATAACAAAACACTTGCGGCACAGCTTTATGGCGAGTTTAAATCTTTTTTCCCGGAAAATGCAGTCGAGTATTTCATATCTTATTATGACTACTATCAGCCAGAGGCATACGTTCCAGCGAGTGATATGTATATTGAGAAAGATGCTTCAATAAATGAGGAAATCGAACGCCTCCGACTGCGGGCAACATCGTCTCTGCTGACCAGACGTGATGTGATAATCGTTGCATCGGTATCGTGTATCTACAATATCGGTTCACCCGACGAAGTTAAAGAACTCGTGCTAATGATCGATAAGGGAAAAAGAAAAGAAAGAGACGAAATACTGAACATATTAGTGTCAATCCAGTACCGGAGAAATGATGTCGACTTTGCACGCGGTACCTTCCGTGTCCGTGGCGATACGATCGATATTCATCCCGCAGATGAAGAATACGGAGTAAGAATACAAAGCGTGGATGAAGTCGTTGATAGAATCCAAATATTTGACCCCTTAACAGGACATGTCACGGACGATCTTGAGAATATCGTCATATTCCCTGCAAAGCATTTCATCACAACACAGCCACGGATCGAGGAAGCATTAACAAATATCAGAACCGAACTCGAAGAGAGACTTGATAAGTTCAAGAAAGAAAACAAGCTGCTCGAGGCACAGCGCTTGCAGCAACGAACGAATTTCGATATCGAAATGCTCCTCGAACTTGGCTATTGCCCAGGAATCGAGAATTACTCAATGCATTTATCCGGTCGTCGGCCTGGGGAGAGACCTTTTTGTTTGATCGATTACTTCCCTGATGATTTCCTTGTCGTGATCGACGAATCGCATGTCACCATACCACAGATAAACGGAATGTACGAAGGCGATCACTCCCGCAAACTCACTCTGGTCGAACACGGGTTCAGACTGCCATCAGCACTAGAAAATCGACCGCTGAGATTCGATGAATTTGAATCTCTGATCAATCAGGCGATCTGCATATCGGCTACACCCGCAGATTGGGAAATCGCGAAGTCAGGTCATCAGGTCATCGAACAGATCGTTCGTCCAACGGGAATAATAGATCCGGTTGTCAGTGTCAAGCCAGCCAGCAATCAGGTAGATGATTTGCTGAATCAAATCAAAAAGAGAGTAGCACACAAGGAGCGTGTACTGGTGACAACTCTCACAAAAAGAATGGCTGAGGATCTCACCGAGTATTTGCATGAACTGGGACTGCGGGTGCGATACATGCATTCTGAAATAGGCGCCCTGCAGCGCGTAGAAATATTGCGGGGCCTCAGACTGGGCGAGTTCGATATCCTCGTCGGCATAAACCTGCTCAGGGAAGGACTGGATCTGCCTGAAGTCGCACTCGTTGCGATACTTGACGCGGATCGGGAAGGTTTCCTCCGCAGCGAACGGTCATTGATACAAACCGCCGGCCGCGCGGCACGTAACGTGCGCAGCGAGGTCATTATGTATGCCGATGAAATAACCGGGTCGATGCGAAATGCAATAAGGGAGATGGAAAGACGGCGGAGAAAACAAGTCAGATACAATGAGGAACATAACATTACACCCAGAAGTATTGTGAAAAGCCATGATGAAATATTGAGAGCGACCTCGGTGGCTGACCGCATTAGCCAGGAAAAGCGCAGAGAGGAAGGCGGTATGGAAGAACTAGGCCGTCTCTACAAGGACATGGAAGAAGCCGCGTCGCTTCTTGAGTTCGAGCAAGCCGCAGAAATACGAGATAAAATAAAAGCGATAAAGCGTAAAATGGAGATATATGAAAAGAAAAGACGGCAAAACAAGACAGATAGATAGAGAGGCAAAGCAATTTCAGACCATTGTCAAGAGAGCATTGAGAGAGGACATCGGTCGCGGTGATATCACAACGGATGCCATTATCCCGGAAACCGACCGGGCATTGGGTATCATTTTTGCCAAAGAAGAAGGAATACTATGTGGAGTCGACATCGCTCGAACCGTCTTCGAGCAGATCGACAACACGATCGATTTCCAGAAACAGCTGAATGACGGCAGCCAGCTCTCGCCAGGAGTTACGATCGCAATCCTGATCGGCAAAGCCGCCACTTGTTTGACCGGGGAAAGGACGGCGCTGAATTTTCTGCAGCATCTTAGTGGTATTGCCACCGTCACCAGGCAATTTGTCGACCGGGCAAAAGGTACAATCAAGATCCTTGATACAAGAAAAACAACACCCGGCCTGCGCCTCATGCAGAAATATGCAGTACGTGTTGGTGGCGGTTGGAATCATCGTTTTGGTCTATACGACATGGTTATGATCAAAGATAATCATATTCAACTCGCTGGCAGCATCAGTGAAGCAGTGAAACGTGTCCGCGGCAAAAAGAGGAAACAATTCATCGAAGTCGAAGTGCAGACGATCGAAGAACTGAGGGAAGCTATCGACTCAAATGTTGATCGAATAATGCTTGACAACATGCGTGCGGTCCAAATAACCAAAGCCGTTGATCTGATCCGCAGATCTGCACCTGATACTGAAATCGAACTCAGCGGCGGGATCGACCTCCAGAGCATCGGCGAGATTGCCACATCCGGTGCTGATTTTGTCTCCGTTGGTGCGCTGACCCACTCGGCGAAAGCCCTGGACATTGCGCTCAAGATGAAACCCCTTGGCCCCAAGGCCATTTGAATAAAACCTCCCAGGATTTTCTGTATTCACTGATCGACTACGAGAAAGTAGCCGGCTATGATTATGACCTGGATGCCTACAAGGATTTTCTCACTAATTTCGGTTCGCCAGAGCGTGGGCTACACAATGTAATCCTCATCGGTGGAACAAAAGGCAAAGGTTCAACTGCGGCCATAATGAGTGCCTCTCTGCAGAGCAGCGGATACCGGGTTGGTCTGTACACTTCACCTCACCTCAAAGATATCAACGAACGCATCAAAATCAACGGACAAAGCATCGGTAATTCTGAGTTCGACCGACAGTTACGGAGAATCATGCCCGCGGTGAAGAAGAAAAGGGGAGCAAGAAGTTTTTTTGAGGTCCTCACAACAGTGGCTTTTCTGCATTTTCTGGAAAAACGGGTTGATGTCACGGTGCTCGAAGTCGGCCTGGGTGGCCGCCTCGATGCAACGAATGCAACAAACCCACTGCTGTCGGTCATAACAAGGATAGGTTATGACCATACAAATCTGCTTGGCACAAGACTCGGGCAGATCGCTCAAGAAAAAGCAGGTATCATACGCGAGAACGGCACATTGATCACAACGCACCAAAGACCAGCAGCAGCGAAGGTATTGATGAAAGCCGCGAGAGCCAACAAAAGCAGGATAATCTTTGCCCACGAGCAGCACAAAATAGAAGCACTGAGGCAATCTATGGACGGTACTAAGATACGTGTCAGTGGCAAATTAGGCAGTTTCGATTTGTTTCTCCCCCTGGCCGGATCACACCAAATAGAGAACGCCTCGCTCTCCCTGGCTGCATTGTACGAACTCCGAACGCTTGGACTTCAGCTGCATATCGATGCAGTACGCAGTGGCATAGGCAAAACGTCTCTTCATGGCAGATTCGAAGTCGTATCAAAGAATCCTCTGATAATTTTTGACTGCGCTCATAACGAAGACTCATTCAGGGCGCTCGAACAGAATCTCACGGAGTTTAAGATAAAAGATTTCTACCTCGTTTTTGGGAGCAACCGTGACAAGGGCATAAAGTACTGCCTGAAGAGCATTTTTCCAAAAGCAAGAGAAGTATTTCTGGTCAAGGCAGACAATCCACGTGCTATCGAACCAGCGGCCATATCGGCGCAGGCGGGCAAATATCAAAAGAACATAACGATCGGGACTTCGGTAAAAGATGTCCTCAGCTTACTGTCTACGCGTCAAGAAAAGCCGGTAACGATTGTTATCGCTGGCTCCTTCTATCTCTGGCAAAAAAAGTGGATATAATGAAGTCCGGATTGAAGAGAATATTACTCGAGTTCTTTCTTTATCTTATTGTATTCTTCCCTGGTTATTTCACCGCTGGCGTAGCGTTTCTTTAAGATCTCAAGAGACGACTCTTCGCCTCCCTTTTTCATCCATTTATCTCCGCGTGCGACGAAATATATCACCACGCCGATCAAGACCAGTAATAGCAGCCACATAAATACACCTCCGTAACTCCACGGCATGTGATCCCATTCGTCCATCATGTGCCACCCTCTCGGATAGTAGCATGCCGATGACGCCATTAACACAAGTAAAAAGGATATCAATAATTTCATAATTTCCTCCTCATATTTCATCGAAGGCACGCTTCAATTTCGCTTCTACCGTGTCTGCCAGATCATGCAATGCCTCGTTCTGGACTATCGCCATTGCTTCGCTCGGTTTCATTACCCCGATCCACACCTGACCGTCTTTCTCATAAACGATAACATTACACGGTAGCAGCAAACCAATATTCCATTCTGCCGAAATGGCTTCATGTGCCAGTTTGGGGTTACATGCCCCAAGTATCATATATTTCGGGAAATCAATATTCAATTTCTCTTTGAACTTTGCCTGCGCATCGATGGTTGTTAATATCTTAAATCCCTCTTTCTTTAATTCCTTTTCAACTTTTTCAAGAGCATCATCGAATGCAAGATCCGTTGCTTTTACGAAACCATACTTCATACTTGCCTCCCGTATTATTATATACCTCACCTATGCCGCGTCAATGAATTTTCGAAGTGAAACTCCGCCAGCAATGCACCTACTTTGTGCTGAGCCGACCGTCACGAATCCCGACTGTCTCATCAACTGGTGAAATAACAACGATACCATCACCTTTGTAGCCAGTACGCGCGTTCTTAATGATTATATCGCGTATGCTGTCCACCTGGTCATCACTGCATACAATTTCGAGTTTGACCATAGTCGTATAAGTACCCGCGTGCGCCGACGATATTTCAAGATGATGCGGGTCAATCTCATCCCCCATCACGCGGATATCTATTGCTGTCAAGCGCGGAGCACCGATCTCTTTCAACGCATGGATGACCTTGTCAGACATGTAGGTCCGGACATAAGCTTTTATCTGCTTCACATAACCCCCTGATCTCCCGGCACGAACCCGTTGTCAACATTCCGAATACGCGCTCAATCACAACTGCGCCAACCTGGTCATTGCGCTACCCGTCGTTCCTTAATCCACGAATAGAGAACCGGTACCAGAATCAGATTGGCAAAAGTCGCACTCATGAGGCCACCGATTATTGGCGACGCCATGGGCTTGATCACCTCGGCACCGGCAGAAGTGAAGAACATAATAGGCATGAGAGCGAGAACCGTGGTGAGTACTGTCATCAATATTGGTCTGACGCGCAACAGACCACCCTCAATGACCATACCGCGCACCTCCTCCCTATTCAAAGGTCTTTTCCCTTCAAATATGTTCCTAAAAACCGCCATCAACACCACCGCGTTATCCGTGGCAACGCCAAAAAGCGCGATAAATCCTACCCACACGGCCGTCGAGAACTTAAAACCCAGAAGGAAAAGAGGAATTACACCTCCGACAAGCGCAAACGGAAGTCCCAATGCTACGATAAAAACAGAAGACACATCTTTGAAAGCCATGTAGAGTAACAGTAATATTACAGCCAGGCAAATCGGCAGAACGACCGCCAATCTGTTTCTCGCTTCGACCTCAGATTCAAACTGACCACTCCAGCTCATGTAATATCCTGGAGGAATCTCGAGATCCCCGCTGGCGATCTTGTCTTCGACCGCCCTCTGGGCATCTCGGACAAAATCAACGAGACCAACCAAGTCCTGATCGACATTTATGAACACCCTGAAATATGGTACGGTGTTTTCTGATTGTATCATTGCCGGGCCCAGAGTTTTCCTGAAATTCACCAACAGGCCCATGGGTACGTGAGCACCACTCGGAGTCGGTATGAGAAGGTCCGCCAGACTCTCGGGGCTGTCACGAAAATCGCGCATGTACCGCACGCGTACAGGATATCTCTCTCTCCCTTCGACTGTGTGAGTGATATTCATTCCGCCGATTGCCATTGCGATAATATCCTGGACCGTGCCCAGGTTCACGCCGTAGCGCGCGATCTGCTCACGGTTTATCTCGATCTCAAAATAAGGACGATTGCCGATCCTTTCTGCATAAACGCTTGCCGCACCCTTCACCGCAGAAACTATTGCTTCAAGTTCAGTTGCAATCTGTTCAACAACTTTCAGATCAGGACCAAAGACCTTCATGCCAACCGGGGTCTGAATGCCGGTTGCCAGCATGTCGATCCGATTACGTATGGGCTGTGTCATGATCGGACTCACCCCAGGTATTCTCGTCTTCGACTGGATTTCGTTGATCAACTTTTCCCGCGTCATCCCTTTGCGCCACTGGCTTTCCGGCCTGAGATGTATTATTGTTTCGATCATCGTTATCGGTGCAGGATCGGTTGATGTTTCTGCACGGCCGAGTTTGCCTACCACCCATTCCACCTCTTCAGCAAAATCATTTTTTATTATGATATCCTGCTTGCGCATAATTTCCATAACCTGGGTAAGAGATGCCCCCGGCAACAAAACAGGCATAAATAACAAATCGCCTTCGTTCAATGGCGGCATGAATTCCTGCTTGACGAAAAATGATGTGGCCAAACCAACGGACAGGAAGATCAGAAAAAACAGCAGAACTAAACGCTTGTGCTGAAGCGACCATTTGATTACCGGATGGTAAAGTCTTCTAAGCGTTCTCGATACCACATTCTCGTCGGGCAATCGTAACCGGCCGCGTATCAGGTAATATGCGAGTGTCGGCAGAAGACAGACCGCGATCAATGCCGCTCCGACCATGGCAAATGTCTTGGTGTAGGCAAGAGGCCTGAAAAGCCTGCCCGCCTGCCCCGTCAGCACGAATACGGGGATGAAACCGATGATCGTTGTGAGGAGTGCAAAGAAAACAGGACGGCCGACTTCCTTTGCACCATCAACACATAATTCCAGACGCTCGCTCTTACTCAATGAGCTTCGCTTTTGCCGCTCAGCGACCTTCCGGTAAATATTCTCGACCAGTACCGAACCGGCATCGACCATGACGCCGATTGCTATGGCAATGCCCCCAAGCGACATGATGTTGGCATCAATGCCAAAAACGCGCATCAGAATGAACGATATCAGAACACCGAGCGGTAAGACCGCGGAGATTATCATACCCCCAAAGAAATGAAATAGGAAAACAACGATCACGAAAATTGTGATCAGGATTTCCTGCAATAGTGCATCTCTCAGCGTATTGGTTACCCTGCCGATCAGTCCAGTGCGGTCATAAAATGCAACAATGCGCACTCCAGACGGCAACCCCACACTCAACTCCTCTATCTTGTCTTTGACACCTTTGATGACCCGTACTGGATTCTGACCATGGCGCATGACCACGACGCCACCGGTGACCTCGGTGCCAGCTCGATCCAGAGCGCCCCTCCTGAAATCAGGGCCGATAGTCACCACACCAATATCTCGGACATAAACCGGTACGCCTTCATGCGCAGCTATCGCAATATTCTCTATGTCTTCAAGTTTCTTGATGAAACCAACACCCCTGATAATGAATTCGACTCCTCCCGTCTCAAATACCTTTGCTCCCACATCGATATTCGACCTTTTAACCGCATTTATGACTTCAAGTGCAGTGATATGGTAATGTGCTAGCCGGTAGGGGTCGATATCGATTTGATACTGCCTAACATATCCACCAACCGATGCTACTTCTGACACTCCGCTCACTGCGTTCAGGCCGTAGCGGACATACCAGTCTTGAATACTGCGCAATTCGCCAAGGTCATAGGTAGAACTTACCAGCTCTTTGCCATCTTGAGGGCAATGACCGGGATGTGCGTATGATTCTTGCGGATGGTCAGAACAGTAATAGCCATTCTCAACAGTGTACCAGAATATCTGACCCACTGCAGTAACATCAGGGCCAAGGGAAACCTTTGCATCAGCGGGCAGGTCGGTAGTGGCGAAATTCAATCTCTCAAGCACCCTGGTCCGTGCCCAGTAGAAATCCACGCCTTCCCTGAAAATAAGATTAACCATGCCAAAACCGAATGCCGAAGAGGACCTGATGGTCTTAACGCCCGGAGTGCCCATCAATTTTGTGGTTAATGGATACAGAACTTGATCTTCGATATCTTTCGGGCTACGCCCAGTCCATTCCGCATAAACGATGACCTGTAGATCGCCAATATCGGGGATCGCGTCTATAGGCGTGTTACGAAATGATAATACACCCCAGATGAGGATCAGTACAAATGCACCGATGACCAGAAATCTGTTTCTCAGACAAATGTCTATTAGTCTTTCTATCATCTACCCACGAACCTCAATGTTGATGACCCAGTGGTGGCCGCTCATTCTCTTCAACGCCCAGTGCACCACCATACCCGATCGCGGCCAAACCACTCAACCTGCTCTCAGAGTCAACCAGGAAATTTCCGTTGATCACAATCGTCTCATTCTCGGCCAATCCTTCGATCACTGGGTAGTAGTGAACAGGGGCATCTCCAACGTGGGCAACTGTTTTCGGTCCTAAATTTACAGCACGAGGTTGAAACTTCCCGTCGCCGAGATACGCCCACACAACCTGCCGTGTACCACTATTCAAAACGGCCTCCGCGGGTACGGCCAGCACCATTTCCGGATCGTCCGCCATATTCCCGCGGAATGGTGCATTGATCCTGGCTTCTACAAACATACCGGGGGTCAACACAGGTTCAACACGGTCCAGTCGTATTCTGATGGTTGCGGAACGCTTTCGGGAATCAAGAATTTTGCTGATTGATTCTACCCTGCCTTTCAATTCCATCCCGGGAAGCGCACTCGACACCACGACCGCCTCCTGACCTCTTCTGATCCAGGCAATATCGGACTCATATGCATCGGCGTACACCCAACTCGCTACATCCGGGAGGACTAGAGACCTGTCAATATTCCTTGTTCTTTTCAAAACCCTTATCTCATCATCATCCATACCAAGCACTTTGAGCTTATATTCAGAACCCTGGATAAGGCGGGTAGCCCGCTCCATGGCAACTGCATCACCTTCGCCGATCATTTCACTCATATGGAGGGCGTTTACATACTCCTCTTGAGCCGTCACCAACTCAGGATCGAAAGCCACCTTGCCGACCAGGTGTAGTTCACGGTGCAGGTGTTGTCGCTTCACCTGTGCCAAACTGATGCCTGCAAGCTCGATCGCGCGGTCGTCCAGGTGGAGCATGTTACCCGCATCACTTCGTTCATAGACCGGAATCAAAGCCATGCCGCAAATCGGACAAGCCCCCTCTTCATCAGACCTGACCTCCGGATGCATCGTGCATGTCCAGTATTGTACTTCAGAATCCGAGTGCGTTTCAACTTTCTGCATCTGTTCATGTGACATGTTCGTGATATATTTCTCTGGATTCTTAATGAATTGTTCGTCACAACCAGGGCAGCACATATAATACAACTCATCCTTGTATTTAATAACGGGCGTGGATTCATTTATCACGAACGAATCACCAGCCACTATACACAAGGCCTTTGTGCCTATCAGCTTTTTGTCCAACTCCACCTTCTGTGCTTTTTCACCAAAGGAAAGCACAAAAAAGGACGCGCCGACAAGTGCAACGAAGAGGATTACTGCTATGGTCTTTATTGACATGAAACCTCCTTTTTCTAATTTGAGCGTCCTATCACCTGCTCCAGCTCGGCGCTAGCCATAAATAACATCGCCTGAGCCTCTTCATAATCATATTCAGCCTGGACAAGTGATCTTTCACTCTCCAGCACGATCTGAAAATCAATTCTGTTCAGTTCATATGCGGCAAATGCCGACTTCAATGCGGTCTCGGCCTGTGGCAGGACCGAGTTTTTATAAAGATCCACGGCTCGTCGATATTTCTCAACCCGGGTTCTTGCCTCCTTCACATCCAAAAGAATTGCATTTTCGACCATCTCATAGCGTGCCCCGGCGCTGCTCACCAATGAATTTGCCTCCCGTACCATTTCTCTCTGCTTACCCAAGAACCATATGGGCACACTGAAACCTATCATGTACTTACTGTTGCGCATATTATTATCCATTAATTCCTGAGTATATCTGAACGTCAGGTCTGGGAGATAGGTCTGCCTCGCAATAGACAGTGCCAGTTGCGCTTCCTTGCGTTTCAGATCAAATGCCTTCAACCTCGGTTGGTTTTCCCTTGCCATCTCATACAATACGGGCAACGGAAGTGTATCGACTTGTTGAACAGGCTTGGCCAGTACAGGAAGGTTATTGTCGAGGTCGCGGTTGAGCAGCGTGTTCAGATATGACTCGATAATACTGAGGTCATCATTCAATGACATCAGCTGATTCTCGGCTCTTGCCAGTTCGACCTGCGAAATCAATACCTCTGCCTGGGAAGCCTCATTTATTGAATACTTCTGCCTTGCAGCGCTATAGATCTGCTGTAAGAAAGCTATG
This portion of the candidate division WOR-3 bacterium genome encodes:
- a CDS encoding efflux RND transporter periplasmic adaptor subunit, with protein sequence MSIKTIAVILFVALVGASFFVLSFGEKAQKVELDKKLIGTKALCIVAGDSFVINESTPVIKYKDELYYMCCPGCDEQFIKNPEKYITNMSHEQMQKVETHSDSEVQYWTCTMHPEVRSDEEGACPICGMALIPVYERSDAGNMLHLDDRAIELAGISLAQVKRQHLHRELHLVGKVAFDPELVTAQEEYVNALHMSEMIGEGDAVAMERATRLIQGSEYKLKVLGMDDDEIRVLKRTRNIDRSLVLPDVASWVYADAYESDIAWIRRGQEAVVVSSALPGMELKGRVESISKILDSRKRSATIRIRLDRVEPVLTPGMFVEARINAPFRGNMADDPEMVLAVPAEAVLNSGTRQVVWAYLGDGKFQPRAVNLGPKTVAHVGDAPVHYYPVIEGLAENETIVINGNFLVDSESRLSGLAAIGYGGALGVEENERPPLGHQH
- a CDS encoding TolC family protein, with protein sequence MERLLILTFVALCYLPQAANAGVDSLLTLSDLIEEVKRENPELGAMRAEFEAAGYGISWLRYLPDPLLAFEFSDNMTMFSVTQQMPFPTKISNRSDRARLAFDYSTLLYEDREQVLISGVKESYATFLLLKGRISATEKSIAFLQQIYSAARQKYSINEASQAEVLISQVELARAENQLMSLNDDLSIIESYLNTLLNRDLDNNLPVLAKPVQQVDTLPLPVLYEMARENQPRLKAFDLKRKEAQLALSIARQTYLPDLTFRYTQELMDNNMRNSKYMIGFSVPIWFLGKQREMVREANSLVSSAGARYEMVENAILLDVKEARTRVEKYRRAVDLYKNSVLPQAETALKSAFAAYELNRIDFQIVLESERSLVQAEYDYEEAQAMLFMASAELEQVIGRSN